A genomic region of Oncorhynchus mykiss isolate Arlee chromosome 2, USDA_OmykA_1.1, whole genome shotgun sequence contains the following coding sequences:
- the LOC110493479 gene encoding zinc finger and SCAN domain-containing protein 2, whose protein sequence is MSKIQLLRVFLYDRLTAAAEEIFEVVEKTIAENQEEVVRLQRLLDIVLQPEIKQDRADLQQLCLSVSEVEIPPEQQHCEQEWSPSLRHEDPESTQIKEERGASQEEEQPQGLEAHTKDSIFTPAYDPTQPSHPYQAQKEGNRERDTLPSTTTEQIKTEPDGEDYGESEPTSVFQPLSAVNPDCSAAPSENSESDSGMETGGPPSGFKSVKSQRIKMVKLQSSLINTKDNKSTPLFHLKSPRQGHATPGCCKVCGKYFHYMGLLFKHVQTHTNDKESLCGVCGKHMASTESMKDHLQTHIAARYCCHVCSKWFTLNSNLIVHMRSHTGEKTCHCPVCGKGFSTSGDLKKHIRIHTGEKPFRCPDCGKAFNQSGNLKYHRKSHTGEK, encoded by the exons ATGTCTAAAATACAGTTGTTGAGAGTTTTTCTCTACGATAGATTAACAGCTGCCGCTGAGGAGATATTCGAGGTCGTTGAAAAAACCATAGCAGAGAATCAGGAGGAAGTTGTCCGTCTACAGAGGCTACTCGACATTGTTCTTCAACCTGAGATAAAGCAAGACAGAGCAG ACCTCcagcagctctgtctctctgtctctgaagtGGAGATTCCCCCGGAGCAGCAGCACTGTGAGCAGGAGTGGAGCCCCAGTCTGAGGCATGAGGACCCAGAGTCCACACAGATCAAAGAGGAACGTGGGGCCagtcaggaggaagagcagcCTCAAGGGCTTGAGGCTCACACTAAAGACTCCATATTCACTCCTGCTTATGACCCAACTCAACCCTCACATCCCTATCAAGCCCAAAaggaaggaaacagagagagagacactctacCCAGCACTACAACTGAACAGATCAAAACAGAACCTGATGGAGAGGACTACGGAGAATCAGAACCAACCAGTGTCTTTCAGCCCCTCTCTGCAGTAAATCCAGACTGTTCTGCAGCTCCGAGTGAAAACAGTGAAAGTGACAGTGGGATGGAGACTGGCGGACCTCCGTCAGGTTTCAAGTCAGTCAAATCACAGAGAATAAAGATGGTAAAATTACAAAGCTCCCTTATCAACACTAAGGATAACAAATCCACACCGTTGTTCCACCTGAAATCACCTAGGCAAGGTCATGCTACTCCTGGTTGTTGTAAGGTGTGTGGCAAGTATTTTCATTACATGGGCTTATTATTTAAACATGTTCAAACTCACACAAACGATAAAGAATCACTTTGTGGAGTGTGTGGAAAGCATATGGCGTCAACAGAAAGTATGAAAGATCACCTCCAAACTCACATTGCAGCTAGGTATTGTTGTCATGTTTGTAGTAAATGGTTCACCTTAAACAGCAATCTGATCGTGCACATGAGAAGCCACACAGGGGAGAAAACGTGTCACTGCCCTGTTTGTGGCAAAGGATTCAGCACCAGCGGCGATCTGAAGAAACACATCCggattcacacaggggagaagccatttCGCTGCCCTGATTGTGGCAAAGCATTCAATCAGAGTGGAAATCTGAAATATCATAGAAAGtcccacacaggggagaaatga